In the Paenibacillus sp. FSL H7-0357 genome, one interval contains:
- a CDS encoding helix-turn-helix transcriptional regulator, producing the protein MTDRLIRLMRIITLVQAKPGILARELAERCGNSERTIYRDMDALSAMHIPITHLGHGKGYAFIGNFALYPLDLSEEESAAFSQLRGIMNDIKPLLPAHFEDAYEKIMAAEYKQKAEREEKMESVKKEAGQHWTERGTSQGEPSPFLTEILLAIMKQRSFQADYSENAYEEKEIQIDPYCLVPLENRYHLIGFCHRFGMIRAFHINGFSSVRPLNRFFSKEQFDLQSFMKQKWRLDQDSLEIEFKVKFSERMMDWIKYEELFVKPSKVDRQSRFLHFKVAVEQDIGFVRWIMKFEEEAEIVEPFYYRDMMRVQLERWLLVYK; encoded by the coding sequence ATGACAGACCGATTAATCCGGCTGATGCGCATCATTACGCTAGTTCAGGCCAAACCCGGAATTTTAGCCCGTGAGCTGGCGGAACGCTGCGGCAACAGTGAGAGAACGATATACCGGGATATGGATGCGCTAAGTGCCATGCATATCCCTATTACCCACCTGGGGCACGGGAAGGGATATGCTTTTATCGGGAACTTTGCACTCTATCCTTTAGATTTGTCGGAAGAAGAATCGGCCGCATTTTCACAGCTCCGCGGCATTATGAATGACATTAAGCCACTGCTGCCTGCGCATTTTGAAGACGCCTATGAAAAAATCATGGCTGCGGAATATAAGCAGAAGGCGGAAAGGGAAGAGAAGATGGAAAGCGTAAAAAAAGAAGCCGGGCAGCATTGGACAGAGAGGGGGACTTCGCAGGGGGAGCCTTCGCCTTTTCTGACGGAAATTCTGCTGGCTATAATGAAACAGCGAAGCTTTCAGGCGGATTACAGTGAAAATGCCTATGAAGAGAAGGAGATACAGATCGATCCGTACTGCCTGGTTCCGCTGGAGAACCGCTATCATTTAATTGGTTTCTGCCACCGCTTTGGCATGATCCGGGCTTTTCACATCAACGGGTTCTCGAGTGTCAGGCCGTTGAACCGTTTTTTTTCCAAGGAGCAATTTGATCTGCAGTCTTTTATGAAGCAGAAGTGGCGTTTGGACCAAGACAGTCTGGAGATCGAATTCAAGGTGAAATTTTCGGAACGGATGATGGATTGGATCAAATATGAGGAGTTGTTTGTAAAACCGAGCAAGGTGGACCGCCAGAGCCGCTTTCTCCACTTTAAGGTAGCTGTTGAACAGGATATTGGATTTGTTCGTTGGATCATGAAATTCGAGGAGGAAGCGGAGATTGTGGAGCCGTTTTACTATAGGGATATGATGAGGGTTCAACTGGAAAGGTGGCTATTGGTCTACAAATAG
- a CDS encoding ABC transporter ATP-binding protein translates to MIQPILEIEDLHTHFFTDRGEVPAVDGVDLYIDPGEVLGVVGESGCGKSVTSLSILKLVPNPPGRIVGGRILLKGQDLVPLREKEMRKIRGDAVSMIFQEPMTSLNPLFTVGQQIIETVRLHRGLSKREAREHAVEMLRKVGIPRPEAIIDEYPHQLSGGMRQRVMIAMSISCSPELLIADEPTTALDVTIQAQILDLIRRLNEEQGTAVMLITHDLGVVAEMCHRVAVMYAGKIVEEGCVRDIFKNPLHPYTRGLIQSVPRMNEVRERLYSIPGNVPILNKDMQGCRFAPRCPDMMDICRESLPELSLQEDRHSCRCWLHDSQQEDAV, encoded by the coding sequence TTGATCCAGCCAATTCTGGAAATTGAGGATTTGCATACTCATTTTTTTACGGATCGTGGAGAGGTTCCTGCTGTGGACGGCGTCGATTTGTATATTGATCCGGGCGAGGTTCTTGGAGTGGTTGGTGAATCGGGCTGCGGCAAGAGCGTCACTTCATTGTCCATCCTAAAGCTGGTTCCGAATCCTCCCGGCCGGATTGTAGGCGGCCGCATTCTATTAAAAGGGCAGGATCTTGTGCCGCTTAGGGAAAAAGAAATGCGAAAGATCCGCGGAGACGCGGTATCGATGATCTTCCAGGAGCCAATGACTTCGCTTAACCCGCTGTTTACGGTAGGTCAGCAGATTATCGAAACTGTGCGGCTTCACCGCGGCTTATCGAAAAGAGAAGCACGGGAGCATGCGGTAGAGATGCTCCGCAAAGTAGGAATACCGCGGCCGGAAGCGATCATTGATGAGTATCCTCACCAGTTGTCGGGCGGCATGCGCCAGCGGGTGATGATCGCGATGTCGATCTCCTGCAGTCCGGAGCTGCTCATTGCCGATGAACCCACAACGGCGCTGGATGTAACGATTCAGGCGCAGATTCTGGATTTGATCCGGCGGTTGAATGAAGAACAAGGCACTGCGGTCATGCTGATTACCCATGATCTTGGAGTCGTGGCGGAGATGTGCCACCGGGTTGCTGTTATGTATGCCGGCAAGATCGTAGAGGAAGGCTGTGTGCGCGATATTTTTAAAAATCCGCTTCATCCCTATACGAGGGGGCTTATACAGTCTGTGCCAAGAATGAACGAGGTCCGGGAACGGCTGTATTCCATTCCCGGCAATGTGCCGATTCTCAATAAAGATATGCAGGGCTGCCGGTTTGCACCCCGCTGTCCGGATATGATGGACATCTGCCGCGAGTCGCTTCCTGAGCTGTCACTGCAGGAAGACCGGCACAGCTGCAGATGCTGGCTGCATGACAGCCAACAGGAGGATGCTGTATGA
- a CDS encoding ABC transporter ATP-binding protein, which translates to MSENLLEVIGLKKYYPIHKGFFNKVQGAVKAVDDISFSVNKGETFGLVGESGCGKSTTGRSLLRLIEPTAGEVWFEGQDITRLTLEEMRKRRREMQIVFQDPFSSLDPRNTVQRILEEPMIVHGVGDARQRRDTVERLADVVGLAKAHLQRYPHQFSGGQRQRIGIARALALQPKLIIADEPVSALDVSIQSQVINLMQDLQKEFGLTYIFIAHDLSVVKHICDRVAVMYLGRIVEITDKYKLYAEPQHPYTQALLSAVPEPDPDIRKKRVILQGEVPSPANAPVGCAFNTRCPRVMDVCRNVRPPLIETGPGHLTACHLYDDADTRLA; encoded by the coding sequence ATGAGCGAGAACCTGCTCGAGGTTATTGGCCTCAAGAAGTATTATCCGATTCATAAAGGTTTCTTCAACAAGGTGCAAGGGGCTGTCAAAGCGGTGGACGATATTTCCTTCTCCGTAAACAAAGGCGAGACCTTTGGACTGGTGGGGGAAAGCGGCTGCGGCAAATCGACAACCGGGCGTTCGCTGCTGCGGCTGATCGAGCCTACAGCAGGGGAGGTCTGGTTCGAAGGCCAGGATATCACCAGGCTCACTCTGGAAGAAATGCGCAAGCGCCGGCGGGAGATGCAGATTGTCTTTCAGGACCCGTTCTCTTCCCTTGACCCGCGGAATACGGTGCAGCGTATTCTGGAAGAGCCGATGATTGTACATGGTGTTGGCGATGCCAGGCAGCGGAGGGATACTGTCGAGCGGCTGGCTGATGTAGTCGGCTTGGCGAAGGCACATCTCCAGCGTTACCCGCATCAGTTCTCCGGCGGACAACGGCAGCGGATTGGAATCGCCCGGGCGCTTGCCCTGCAGCCGAAGCTGATTATAGCGGATGAGCCTGTGTCCGCACTGGATGTATCCATCCAGTCTCAGGTCATTAATCTGATGCAGGATTTACAGAAGGAATTTGGACTTACCTACATATTTATAGCCCATGATCTCAGTGTGGTGAAGCATATCTGTGACCGTGTCGCCGTAATGTACCTGGGACGGATTGTAGAGATTACCGATAAGTACAAGCTTTATGCCGAGCCGCAGCACCCGTATACACAGGCGCTGCTGTCGGCTGTTCCCGAACCCGATCCCGATATCCGCAAGAAACGGGTTATTCTGCAGGGGGAAGTGCCGAGTCCGGCCAATGCGCCTGTCGGTTGTGCCTTTAATACCCGTTGTCCCCGGGTGATGGACGTATGCCGCAATGTAAGACCACCGTTGATCGAGACCGGGCCAGGGCATCTAACCGCATGCCATTTATATGATGATGCTGACACCCGGCTGGCTTAA
- a CDS encoding ABC transporter substrate-binding protein, protein MNKWSSLALAVTLGAVLTLSGCGGNNNASTESTAGGNTAATAAPESSPDSAATSQDTLILGRGGDSASLDPAIVTDGESLKIAHQVFDSLLEYKPGTSEVQASLADSWEVSADGLIYTFKLHPGVKFHDGSDFDAEAVVFNFTRWSDPASEYKFEGDSFDYYDSMFGPDGSRVIKEVKAVDATTVQFVLNQPQAPFLQNIAMTSFGIASPTAIKEKKENFKNEPVGTGPFVFTEWKHNDSITLDKNPGYWKEGLPKLNKVIVRSIPDNSARFTALQNGEIDLMEDLSPDDLSTLEGNTGLQKIERPPFNVSYLGFNFNKKPFDNVKVRQALNHAVNKQAIIEAFFSGQATAAVNPMPPSLWGYNDAVKDYEYDLEKAKALLAEAGYPEGLPDPVTLYAMPVSRPYMPDGKKVAEAIQADWEKIGVKTVIESPEWATYLDDTKVGEKDDIYMLGWTGDNGDPDNFLYTLLDKDAIPGNNRSFYINEELHTVLINAQKETDQAKRSDLYKQAQEIIKADAPWIPLVHTTPLLAAKANLKGFVPGPTGTEYYSAIYFE, encoded by the coding sequence ATGAACAAATGGAGTAGTCTTGCACTGGCAGTGACGCTGGGGGCGGTATTAACGTTAAGCGGCTGCGGAGGCAACAATAACGCAAGCACGGAATCAACTGCGGGGGGCAATACAGCGGCAACTGCCGCACCGGAAAGCTCTCCTGATTCTGCGGCAACGTCACAGGATACACTGATATTGGGGCGCGGCGGTGACTCGGCTTCGCTGGACCCGGCAATCGTAACCGATGGTGAATCTTTGAAGATTGCCCATCAGGTATTTGACTCTCTGCTGGAATACAAACCGGGGACCTCTGAGGTGCAGGCTTCACTTGCAGACAGCTGGGAAGTCTCAGCCGACGGCTTAATCTACACCTTCAAGCTGCATCCGGGTGTGAAGTTCCATGATGGATCAGACTTTGATGCCGAGGCTGTCGTGTTTAACTTCACGCGCTGGAGTGATCCGGCAAGTGAATACAAATTCGAAGGCGATTCCTTTGACTACTATGACTCCATGTTCGGTCCGGACGGAAGCCGTGTCATTAAAGAGGTGAAGGCTGTTGATGCCACAACCGTGCAATTTGTGCTTAATCAGCCGCAGGCCCCTTTCCTGCAGAATATCGCCATGACCTCCTTCGGGATTGCCAGCCCTACAGCGATTAAGGAGAAGAAGGAAAACTTCAAGAATGAGCCGGTAGGCACAGGACCGTTTGTGTTCACCGAATGGAAGCACAATGATTCCATTACGCTGGACAAGAATCCGGGCTACTGGAAAGAAGGGCTTCCTAAGCTGAACAAAGTTATCGTCCGCTCCATTCCGGATAACTCTGCGCGCTTCACTGCTCTGCAGAACGGTGAAATCGACCTGATGGAAGACCTTAGCCCTGATGATCTGTCCACACTGGAAGGCAACACCGGGCTGCAGAAGATTGAACGCCCGCCGTTTAATGTCTCGTACCTCGGCTTCAACTTCAATAAGAAACCTTTTGACAACGTGAAAGTAAGACAAGCGCTGAACCATGCGGTGAATAAGCAGGCCATTATCGAAGCGTTCTTCTCAGGTCAGGCAACGGCTGCTGTTAACCCGATGCCGCCATCACTATGGGGCTATAACGATGCCGTGAAGGATTATGAATATGATCTGGAGAAGGCAAAAGCGCTGCTGGCTGAGGCTGGATATCCTGAGGGTCTGCCGGATCCGGTAACCTTGTATGCTATGCCAGTCTCCCGTCCTTATATGCCTGACGGCAAGAAGGTTGCTGAGGCGATTCAAGCCGATTGGGAAAAAATTGGCGTGAAGACGGTAATCGAGTCCCCTGAATGGGCTACTTACCTTGACGACACAAAAGTCGGAGAAAAAGATGACATCTACATGCTCGGCTGGACCGGTGATAACGGTGACCCGGATAACTTCCTGTATACGCTCCTTGATAAAGATGCTATTCCGGGCAACAACCGTTCCTTCTATATTAATGAAGAATTGCATACGGTTCTGATCAATGCACAGAAGGAAACGGACCAAGCCAAACGCTCCGACCTGTACAAGCAGGCTCAGGAAATCATCAAAGCGGATGCGCCTTGGATTCCGCTTGTGCACACGACTCCGCTGCTGGCTGCCAAAGCCAATCTCAAGGGTTTTGTTCCAGGTCCGACAGGTACGGAATATTACAGCGCAATCTACTTCGAATAG
- a CDS encoding ABC transporter permease, translated as MNSYLLKRVMVLIPVLIGMTIIVFSIIHAIPGDPAETILGQKATEQSKQALREQLGLDKPWLQQYFNYMGDLLQGDLGTSIRTKTPIAKEIMPYLAATLELTAASMLFATVVGVNAGILSAWRQNSWFDYTAMIIALIGVSMPIFWLGLMEQLLFSLKLHWLPSIGRMDQRNPVESITNLYVIDTILAGRWDQLWTVVKHLILPSIALGTIPMAIIARMTRSSMLEVMNSDYIRTAKAKGLSQFLVVYKHALKNSLIPVLTVVGLQTGALLGGAVLTETIFAWPGVGRYIFEAISSRDYPVIQTGILIIAFIFVIINLLVDLLYAVVDPRINYK; from the coding sequence TTGAACTCCTACCTATTAAAACGTGTAATGGTTTTAATCCCGGTGCTGATTGGGATGACAATCATTGTCTTCTCTATTATCCATGCGATTCCGGGAGATCCGGCAGAGACGATTCTGGGACAAAAGGCAACGGAGCAGTCCAAGCAGGCGCTGCGGGAACAACTGGGTCTCGACAAGCCATGGCTGCAGCAGTATTTCAATTATATGGGCGATTTGCTGCAAGGCGATTTGGGTACCTCGATCCGTACCAAAACGCCAATCGCCAAAGAAATTATGCCTTATCTGGCCGCTACCCTGGAACTTACGGCGGCGAGTATGCTGTTCGCCACTGTTGTGGGAGTCAATGCCGGTATTCTAAGCGCCTGGCGGCAAAATTCATGGTTTGATTATACCGCAATGATTATAGCGCTCATTGGTGTGTCCATGCCGATTTTCTGGCTTGGTCTGATGGAGCAGCTGTTATTCTCGCTGAAATTACACTGGCTGCCCTCCATAGGCAGGATGGACCAGCGCAATCCGGTGGAGAGCATCACCAATCTCTACGTGATTGATACGATACTGGCAGGCCGCTGGGACCAGTTGTGGACGGTTGTTAAACATCTGATCCTGCCAAGCATTGCACTGGGCACGATTCCTATGGCGATTATCGCCCGGATGACCCGCTCCAGCATGCTGGAGGTAATGAATTCGGACTACATCCGTACGGCAAAAGCCAAAGGGTTATCGCAATTTCTCGTAGTATACAAGCATGCGCTCAAAAATTCGCTGATTCCTGTATTGACTGTGGTGGGGCTGCAGACAGGCGCTCTGCTCGGCGGGGCGGTGCTGACAGAGACGATCTTTGCATGGCCGGGTGTGGGAAGATATATATTTGAGGCGATCAGCTCGCGTGACTATCCTGTCATTCAGACTGGCATTCTGATTATTGCTTTTATTTTCGTAATCATTAATCTGCTTGTGGATCTGCTCTATGCCGTCGTTGATCCACGCATCAATTACAAGTGA
- the nikC gene encoding nickel transporter permease — translation MAQATVNVTPPKVPAEKGSGPWHDAWRAFRKNKTAMLGLCIILFFVLIALFAPLIAPYSFKEQELVNRLKAPSADHWFGTDDLGRDLFSRVLYGARISLWVGFSSVIGSIIVGTFLGVLAGFYGKWVDMLISRMFDILLAFPSILLAIAIVAILGPSLRNALLAIAIVNIPTYGRLVRAKVLSLKSEEYITAARAIGMTNTRILLTHILPNSLTPIIVQGTLGIATAIIEAAALGFLGLGAQPPDPEWGKMLSDSRQFIQKAPWTVIFPGMSIMLTVLGFNLMGDGLRDVLDPRMKS, via the coding sequence GTGGCACAGGCAACAGTTAACGTAACGCCCCCGAAGGTGCCTGCCGAAAAGGGCTCCGGACCTTGGCATGATGCGTGGAGGGCATTCCGCAAGAACAAGACGGCTATGCTCGGGCTCTGTATTATTTTGTTTTTCGTGCTGATTGCGCTGTTTGCTCCGCTTATCGCGCCGTATAGCTTCAAGGAGCAGGAGCTGGTGAACCGGCTGAAGGCACCGTCGGCTGACCATTGGTTCGGCACGGACGATCTGGGAAGAGATCTGTTCAGCCGGGTCCTGTACGGTGCCCGTATCTCGCTTTGGGTCGGGTTCTCTTCAGTGATCGGTTCTATTATTGTCGGCACGTTTCTGGGGGTTCTAGCCGGATTCTATGGCAAGTGGGTAGACATGCTGATCTCCAGAATGTTTGATATCCTCTTGGCTTTTCCGAGTATTCTGCTCGCGATTGCAATTGTGGCCATACTCGGACCCTCTCTGCGGAATGCGCTGCTCGCCATTGCGATTGTTAATATCCCGACCTATGGAAGACTCGTGCGGGCCAAGGTGCTCAGCTTGAAGTCGGAGGAATACATCACGGCGGCAAGAGCGATCGGGATGACGAATACGCGTATTCTGCTGACTCATATTCTGCCGAACAGCCTGACGCCGATCATTGTACAGGGGACGTTGGGCATCGCAACGGCCATTATCGAAGCGGCAGCCCTCGGCTTCCTTGGCCTTGGTGCGCAGCCGCCTGATCCGGAATGGGGCAAGATGCTCTCCGATTCGCGCCAGTTCATTCAGAAAGCGCCATGGACGGTCATTTTTCCGGGGATGTCAATCATGTTGACTGTACTCGGATTCAACCTGATGGGAGACGGACTGCGCGATGTGCTTGATCCGCGGATGAAGAGTTAA
- the modA gene encoding molybdate ABC transporter substrate-binding protein has translation MFKKLALVVMTVMLAVGLSAIPERQAEAAKKKTEIIVSAAASLQDSLDKIAVLYEKQHPDIDLVFNYGASGTLQKQIEQGAPADLFFSAGDKQMTALVDGKLISDHTELLKNQLVLIVPSDSKAKITTITQLTDKTFKKVAVGQPESVPAGQYAQQSLTAKNVWDTLQSKLVFAKDVRQVLSYVETGNADAGFVYKTDALTSKKVKIALTVGAQVHKAINYPVGIVKDSKHQAEAKAFYNYVQAKAASDIFTGYGFQLAK, from the coding sequence ATGTTCAAGAAATTAGCGTTGGTTGTCATGACTGTAATGCTTGCTGTGGGCTTGTCGGCAATACCTGAGAGACAGGCAGAGGCGGCGAAGAAGAAAACCGAAATTATTGTATCTGCCGCAGCCAGCCTGCAGGACAGTCTTGACAAGATTGCCGTTCTTTATGAGAAGCAGCATCCTGATATCGACCTCGTCTTTAACTATGGCGCTTCCGGTACATTGCAGAAGCAGATTGAACAAGGCGCTCCGGCCGATCTGTTCTTCTCAGCAGGAGATAAGCAAATGACAGCGCTGGTGGATGGCAAACTCATTTCAGACCATACGGAACTTCTAAAGAATCAGCTGGTTCTCATTGTGCCTTCGGATTCCAAAGCCAAGATTACAACAATCACACAGCTTACAGATAAAACGTTCAAGAAGGTTGCTGTCGGACAACCGGAATCGGTGCCGGCGGGCCAATATGCGCAGCAGTCATTGACTGCGAAGAATGTATGGGACACGCTGCAGAGTAAACTGGTATTCGCCAAGGATGTCCGCCAGGTGCTCTCCTACGTGGAAACAGGCAATGCTGATGCCGGATTTGTGTATAAGACGGATGCCCTAACCTCCAAGAAAGTGAAGATCGCCCTTACTGTAGGGGCACAGGTGCACAAAGCAATCAATTATCCGGTCGGGATCGTTAAGGATTCCAAACATCAGGCAGAGGCCAAAGCATTCTATAACTACGTGCAAGCCAAGGCGGCAAGCGATATTTTTACCGGCTACGGCTTTCAGCTTGCCAAGTAA
- the modB gene encoding molybdate ABC transporter permease subunit has translation MEINWTDFFAPVWLSVKISVITSIIVFLLATFAAKKMAGRRFPGYSLVETILLLPLVLPPTVVGFVLLVILGRRSWIGRLYEQFTEHTILFTWGAAVIAAVVVAFPLVYRTVKAGFEDVEKDLEDAARAQGASELQVLRYVTLPLASRSLAAGYVLGFARGLGEFGATIMVAGNIPGRTQTVPTAIYVAVDGGDMTLAWMWVCSIIVISAVMLMFVNRRS, from the coding sequence ATGGAGATCAATTGGACTGATTTTTTCGCCCCGGTCTGGCTTTCGGTCAAAATCTCTGTAATCACGAGCATCATCGTATTCCTTCTGGCAACCTTCGCGGCCAAAAAGATGGCGGGCCGGAGGTTCCCCGGATACAGTCTGGTCGAGACCATTCTGCTGCTGCCGCTTGTACTGCCCCCTACCGTGGTCGGCTTTGTGCTTCTGGTCATTTTGGGACGTCGGAGCTGGATTGGCAGGTTGTATGAGCAGTTCACAGAGCATACCATTCTCTTTACCTGGGGGGCTGCCGTTATTGCTGCGGTGGTTGTGGCCTTTCCGCTGGTCTACCGGACCGTTAAGGCCGGATTTGAGGATGTGGAAAAGGATCTTGAGGATGCGGCGCGTGCGCAGGGTGCCAGTGAACTGCAGGTGCTGCGTTATGTAACGCTGCCGCTTGCCAGCCGTTCTCTGGCTGCAGGGTATGTGCTTGGCTTTGCCCGCGGGCTTGGTGAATTTGGAGCTACGATCATGGTAGCAGGCAATATTCCCGGCCGTACACAGACGGTGCCCACCGCCATATATGTGGCCGTCGACGGCGGCGACATGACGCTCGCCTGGATGTGGGTATGCTCGATTATCGTAATCTCAGCCGTTATGCTGATGTTTGTCAATCGCCGTTCTTGA
- a CDS encoding RNA polymerase sigma factor has product MITDKQLIEGCRSGRREMLGLLVDRYKDDLYRFCRHLTLNAQDAEDLFQEVWVRVIRKLEKYDCERSFKAWLFQVTVNLHRDRYRRWKKFQHRFLGEASFQADFLNIRDSSPLTEEALLRNERNAELEQGLRALSKRYLAPLVLYYYNEFSYEEIAEMLGIPVGTVKSRLNQGKKLLQTSMQHVKEGT; this is encoded by the coding sequence ATGATTACCGATAAACAACTCATTGAAGGGTGCCGGTCCGGCCGCCGTGAAATGCTGGGACTGCTCGTCGACAGATACAAGGATGATTTGTACCGGTTTTGCCGCCACCTTACCCTGAATGCCCAGGATGCCGAGGACCTGTTTCAGGAGGTGTGGGTCCGGGTCATCCGCAAGCTGGAGAAATATGATTGTGAGCGTTCCTTTAAAGCCTGGCTGTTTCAGGTTACGGTCAATCTGCATAGGGACCGCTACCGCAGATGGAAAAAATTCCAGCACCGTTTTCTGGGTGAGGCATCTTTCCAGGCGGATTTCCTGAACATCCGGGATTCCTCGCCTCTCACGGAAGAGGCCTTGCTGCGGAATGAACGGAACGCCGAGCTGGAGCAGGGGCTGCGTGCGTTATCCAAGCGGTATTTGGCGCCGCTGGTTCTCTATTATTACAACGAATTCAGCTATGAGGAGATTGCGGAGATGCTTGGCATTCCCGTGGGAACGGTCAAGTCAAGGCTCAATCAAGGGAAGAAGCTGCTGCAAACCTCCATGCAGCATGTAAAGGAGGGAACGTAA
- a CDS encoding helix-turn-helix transcriptional regulator has product MSENTSYTTEEIARLLKISKLKVYDLIKKGELPSYRVGKQMRVDLSDLEAYKQNSRSGASAGPPAGDATALPHTPFALPPATFTAPLHFSQPPAFTGKSAGVNVVITGQDMSLDILATHLERSQPSSRPLRSYAGSLDSLIAMYHGESDIVSTHLLDGDTGEYNLPYIRKLLVGFSYVVVHMLARSAGFYVLKGNPKGICDWSDLQQKGLRLINRERGSGARVLLDEQLRLHSIQPAQLSGYDTIENSHLAVAGMVARGEADVGIGTEKAAKIIDGIEFIPLIQERYDLVMIKKPEHEQWIGTVIDILRSSAFKNELSSIHGYDLTDTGRVIYET; this is encoded by the coding sequence ATGTCTGAGAACACTTCCTATACTACCGAGGAAATCGCCCGGTTATTGAAGATATCCAAGCTCAAGGTTTATGATTTGATCAAAAAGGGCGAGCTGCCCTCTTACCGTGTCGGTAAGCAAATGCGTGTCGACCTCTCCGATCTGGAGGCCTACAAGCAGAATTCGCGCAGCGGAGCTTCGGCCGGTCCTCCTGCTGGTGATGCAACCGCATTACCCCATACTCCCTTTGCGCTGCCGCCAGCCACTTTTACAGCACCGCTGCACTTTTCCCAGCCGCCTGCGTTTACCGGTAAATCCGCCGGAGTCAATGTGGTCATTACCGGACAGGATATGTCGCTGGACATTCTGGCTACCCACCTGGAGCGCAGCCAGCCCTCTTCCCGGCCGCTTCGTTCCTATGCCGGCAGTCTGGACAGCCTGATTGCGATGTATCATGGGGAGTCTGACATTGTCAGCACCCACCTGTTAGACGGAGATACAGGAGAATATAACCTGCCCTATATCCGCAAGCTGCTTGTCGGCTTCTCCTATGTAGTGGTGCATATGCTGGCGCGAAGTGCAGGATTTTACGTGCTAAAGGGCAATCCGAAGGGCATCTGTGACTGGTCGGATCTCCAGCAGAAGGGCCTCCGGCTGATTAACCGCGAGCGCGGCTCCGGTGCGCGGGTGCTGCTGGACGAGCAGCTGCGCCTGCACAGTATCCAACCCGCCCAGTTAAGCGGTTATGACACTATAGAGAACAGCCATTTGGCTGTAGCCGGAATGGTGGCACGGGGTGAGGCTGACGTCGGCATCGGCACAGAAAAAGCCGCCAAGATTATTGACGGCATTGAATTCATTCCGCTCATTCAGGAGCGTTATGATCTTGTAATGATCAAGAAGCCGGAGCATGAGCAATGGATCGGGACAGTCATCGACATTTTACGGTCATCGGCTTTCAAGAACGAACTCAGCTCCATTCACGGCTATGACCTTACCGATACCGGAAGGGTCATTTACGAGACTTAA
- a CDS encoding polysaccharide deacetylase family protein has translation MKTGRRITYTTITAFMLLLGLTNIALASPNIKNRYYYEQRGDMIWEVPTSQKVIALTFDDGPDPSETIQILDVLHKYNAKCTFFAIGKKIAAYPEVAKQVIAEGHELANHTYNHVYFKKPISEQQILQELELTEKEIIKISGKHSSLFRPPGGMYDDTLIDVSNNMGLKPVLWSWHQDTRDWNRPGVWSIYSKVIRNAKNGDIVLFHDYVHGQSQTGEALKIILPELAKRGFRFVTVSELIELSDAQQVKQGQHLAF, from the coding sequence ATGAAAACAGGCCGCAGAATAACCTATACCACAATAACAGCATTCATGCTTCTGCTTGGGCTTACTAACATCGCACTAGCCAGTCCAAATATTAAAAACCGCTATTATTATGAGCAGCGAGGAGACATGATCTGGGAAGTTCCCACCAGTCAAAAAGTAATAGCACTGACCTTCGACGACGGACCCGATCCTTCCGAGACCATTCAGATTCTGGATGTACTGCATAAATACAATGCCAAATGCACCTTTTTTGCTATCGGCAAAAAAATCGCCGCCTATCCCGAGGTAGCCAAGCAGGTGATTGCCGAGGGGCATGAGCTGGCTAACCATACTTACAACCATGTGTATTTCAAGAAGCCTATTTCCGAGCAGCAGATTCTGCAGGAGCTGGAGTTGACCGAAAAGGAAATCATAAAGATCTCAGGCAAACACAGCAGCCTGTTTAGACCGCCTGGCGGCATGTATGATGATACGCTGATTGATGTTTCCAACAATATGGGCCTCAAGCCGGTGCTGTGGTCCTGGCATCAGGATACCCGCGACTGGAACCGTCCTGGCGTGTGGAGTATCTACAGCAAAGTCATCCGCAATGCAAAAAACGGCGATATCGTACTGTTCCATGATTATGTACACGGACAGTCGCAGACGGGCGAAGCGCTCAAAATCATCCTGCCCGAGCTTGCAAAACGGGGCTTCCGGTTCGTCACCGTTTCCGAACTGATTGAATTATCCGATGCACAGCAGGTGAAGCAAGGCCAACATCTTGCTTTTTGA